From the Xenopus laevis strain J_2021 chromosome 7L, Xenopus_laevis_v10.1, whole genome shotgun sequence genome, the window TTTAATAGCATTAAAACATAAATGAAATGATTTTAAATATACAGACATTACTTACTGCAGCCAGAGTCATGACTACGTTGACAGATCCTGTTGCCACTGTAACATATTGAATGGTTTCTTCTTTAACCCCAGCTGATTTATATATACTGTCTGCATAATAATACACCTACAAAGAACAGAGGAATAAATACAGGGGGCCATTATGAAATTCTAATGAAAGTGAAGTCATCTGCCCCTAAACTGGACCCTCAAAACTGTTACTTTTTTTACTCTTTGAGCAGTATGTGTTGGGAACAATAAaatgatttggggggggggggggctatactGCCAGTTCATATTGGGCAATAGAGTAACAGTGATCTTGTCCCAGTTCACAGGGCACAGTTAAATAATATTCACCAAAAATGTATATCCCAAGGCTCATAATGCATAAAAGTCCACATTTATTCGATTAACATATTACAAAAAAGTAGTACATACTGACTTTTCACCCCATGAAACCCACTTTACACATTTCGTACCCTccagtacttaatcataggtgggACCCAGCATGGCATAAGTGTATGCAGGACTACATTAGGTGGCCAAAACACATGTGCCTGCCTACATCAGAAGTCATTCAAAAACACAATAAAGCTCCAAAAGCTTCATTTTTCCCATATATGGCTCACCGCATTTATTCCTGAAAGCTGTTGTCCCATGTTCATGACAATAATGGAGATGAGTTGCCATCGCAGGTTGCGAAAAGTACAAAGGTTTCTGACTGATAATTGGCCCTCAGCCTTTTCTGATTGGTCCTCCTGATACATCTCCCTTATCTCACCATCCACATCTTCCCATCCTCTTAGACTCTGAAGAGCTTTATTAAAAGAGCATGAATGCTTtatcaaaactaaatatattcatatacttATATCAACTAGTGTTTCAGttgctttatattatttattttttatagtatttctaaaattgtttaaattgcaatgtctggtgtttcagtctggcagctcagcaatCCAGGTGCAGTCTCTGAACTGTCATAAGTGGCTACATTAGTTGTAGTGATATGTGGGCAGGTTTATCCCCAGGTCAGTTGGGTTTGGGcccacgcacgcacgcacgcacgcacgcacacacacacatacacacatacacacacacacacacacacagtgagttTGGGCTGTGACCTAAGTATGCTGCTTCcggaagtatctttttatagactTCTGCCTGCCCACCCCACCCTATCCCCTCTCTGACATCAGGTATATAAGGGGAAGCGGAGcggtgggttagggtcggatgcGGGTGCAGAACGGtcggttagggtcgggtgcaggtaaAAATTTGACTAATATGCCCGAAACCTGCAGTTGGGGTAGGTTCAGGCCAACAAGCACACTTGCCCGGGGGTCATGGGTGGATTTCGACAGAACTTTTCCTTCTGTCCAACCTGCCCACAAACCTTACAATGCCCCACTTCCATCTCCAACAgcctatatttatttgtataaaattaaagggttggttcaactttaaattaactttttgtatattatagaaagtaattttgaccctagcaatcagatagctgctaaaacttcaaattggagagctactgacaagaaataatataataataaataatataaactacaaatagtaaaaaatgaaaaccaattgcaaattgtcttacaatatcactctctacatcatactaaaagttaactgaaaggtgaacaaccccacaATCCCCCAGTTTGTCATGCTGCTTTTGATGACAGTCTATTGTAGTGCCAGTCTAGCAGCGTCAAAGCACTTCAGGTGACAAATGAACAAAATTTACCTTTCTTAGCTTTGTCCTCATTACCCTTGTGTAGCAGTGTGTATCTTGGACTCTCTGGGAAGAAGGGCAGGAAGATGAGCTCCAGTACTGCAGGGATTCCAGTAAGCGCCAGTAATATTGGCCAACCTATAACACAGTTAAAGATTAGAGAGCAGATATGGTATAGGTTCTCTGAAAATATATAATTGCGGTCTGCATTCCCACTGGATtgctttttggacaaaaattgGAGATGACTTCACAGCTTGGTGGAGGCGATggataaaaaaagttttgatgtCTATAAGGACACAATACTCtgaatgtgtatatgtgtgtgttaacCAGTGAGTCTCTGACTCTTTAAgtgtttaaagtttaaaatgcacattatttcagagaaaaagtgtgtaaatgtgaGGTAGATAAGTAGATTCTCAATCAAAATACATTACTGCATAATAACTGCATGTATTACCGGTACTTTAAATTGattgcaatatatacagtatacagaatatCCATTCTGAATTGTGCCAATAGAGTCTAGAGATCCATTTCTGCTGCATGTAAAAGAGTCTGCCCTGAATCTTACCTAGTTctttcatatatattattttttatgactGGTTAGTGTGTACCTATGGTCAAGTTATTTTTCCTTGAGAGGTTGAGAAAACCTTTTTAGTAAATCTAATTTAATGGTCCTTTAACGCATGATTTTAAACCACAGTACTTTTTCTCACCTTCTGCATTTCCAAGAATGTATCTGATTCCAAAAATCTGTGCCATTAAGATGCCCACTGTTATCATCAACTGGGGCATCACTCCTATACCTCCTCGAAGATTTTTTGGAGACATTTCACCCATGTACATTGGGACAACATTAGAGGAGAGACCTGTTGCAGATAAGATATTTCAGTTTCATGAAAGGTAACATGGCTATTTTATGGTTATTTATTACAAGTAATGGCTTACCTGCACAAACTCCTATCACCAGTCGTGAGGCTATGATTACTTCAAATGTTTTGGCCACTACGCTGGTTCCCATAAGTATTGCTGGGACAATGGAGAAGATATTGTTCAACAGCAAAGTACCTTTCCTAGagatatgttaatatatatacagaACATTAGAAATAGGATTTCGATAATTTTATCTGTTGAggtcctttttcagctttaacctTAAATTGCAAAGCAGTGTTTAGTCTGAAAGGGATTTCCTACAATCTGCTGTTCAGCCATATAGCTTTAACAACTAAGGAGCATGTTTGACTCAACAATTTAGATAAACTAATAAGTATTAATGATGAAGATAATTCATGGTAACCATGGCTATTTAAACCATTCTGTCCTCTGCATTCTAACCATCCTaaacaagtctgagatgctgcTTTATCAACAATTAATTAGTGTGAAAACTCATGAATTCAAATTAGGTCCTACACTTGAATgattgatatttattaagcacagaaATTAGAAAATCTCAACCTATAAACTTGGCATCTAAAAGAGTTCATGAGGCAGCTCCTACAATGTTGCCCCCAAGCAATTACTTATTCTTCGCTGGAGGGGGGAGCCAGGGGGGGGGCGCATCGCTAGTACCAAAGTGCAATTGTGTTCTCTCACACTAGAAGAACCAAAATTCAGCCCATAAATTTACCAGGATTTTGGTCAGAAAATGAATGATTTCTgcgcagtggtgtaactagatgttactggaccccacagcaaatggAATTTAGGGCCACAAATGTTGATAATTGGCTTATTCTACCCAGATAtaaattaaaattgctcattaattagggcctcattgggcctCCCACACTCTGGGTCCCCCTGcaacagcagggtctgcttcctctgtagttacgcccctgtttttGTGTTTCTCCACTGGTATCAAGGGAATTCATTAACACCAATTATAGGCTACTTTCATCAATTATAGGCTACTTTCAGGGGTATATAGATTaatcatatacatgtatataaaatctTCT encodes:
- the slc2a5.L gene encoding solute carrier family 2, facilitated glucose transporter member 5 isoform X2 is translated as MKDFYNSTNIERVGSPLDDAFITLLWSLTVSLYPLGGFFGSLMVGPLVSKLGRKGTLLLNNIFSIVPAILMGTSVVAKTFEVIIASRLVIGVCAGLSSNVVPMYMGEMSPKNLRGGIGVMPQLMITVGILMAQIFGIRYILGNAEGWPILLALTGIPAVLELIFLPFFPESPRYTLLHKGNEDKAKKALQSLRGWEDVDGEIREMYQEDQSEKAEGQLSVRNLCTFRNLRWQLISIIVMNMGQQLSGINAVYYYADSIYKSAGVKEETIQYVTVATGSVNVVMTLAAIFIVDTWGRRVLLLTGFGTCCIACVVLTIALVYQTTVSWMPYLSIACIIIYVIGHAIGPSPIPYVITTEMFRQASRPAAFMIAGSVHWLSNFIIGLIFEFLMKGLGSYCFILFAAICLATFIFIYIVVPETKGKTFLEVSQLMAKRNGLEETVDSKEFQDLNPTSNEKQQEEKNTVILTPL